One window of Dermacentor andersoni chromosome 7, qqDerAnde1_hic_scaffold, whole genome shotgun sequence genomic DNA carries:
- the LOC140219359 gene encoding uncharacterized protein: MSKISKELSVALDDLKNEIKNDLKLFRESFERDIRSELREIKASLSSSDQKFNEVTVDLKKVLDENKRLRVENESLKQQCNLLNVQLNKADVRITECEQYSRNRNLEIKGIPMNRAENLLELIGKIGDKIGEPILPTDVELCHRVSVPGGSMNMNAIVQFARRQKRDAVLEKARKKRITCKDLGFTASAPIYINEHLCPERKRLLGQTISKKRDVNWKFVWVRGGQIFARKEEKSRLLKVISSADLDKMI, from the coding sequence ATGTCAAAAATTAGCAAAGAGTTGAGTGTTGCGCTTGACGACCTGAAAAATGAAATCAAAAATGACTTGAAGCTTTTTCGAGAGTCCTTTGAACGTGATATTCGCAGTGAACTAAGGGAGATTAAGGCGAGCCTGTCTTCTTCAGACCAAAAGTTTAATGAAGTGACCGTGGACCTCAAGAAGGTGTTGGATGAAAACAAACGCTTACGGGTAGAAAATGAAAGTTTAAAACAACAATGTAATCTCTTGAATGTTCAACTTAACAAAGCAGACGTAAGGATCACGGAGTGCGAACAGTACTCTCGAAACCGCAACCTGGAAATAAAAGGAATTCCCATGAACCGCGCAGAaaacctgcttgagttaatcggCAAAATCGGCGATAAAATTGGAGAGCCTATCCTACCCACTGATGTAGAACTCTGTCACAGAGTGTCAGTTCCTGGCGGTTCAATGAACATGAACGCTATTGTGCAATTCGCTCGCCGCCAGAAACGCGATGCTGTCCTTGAGAAAGCCAGAAAGAAAAGGATCACATGTAAGGACCTCGGTTTCACTGCGTCTGCCCCTATCTACATCAACGAGCACTTGTGCCCTGAACGGAAGCGTCTACTTGGGCAGACAATCAGTAAGAAACGGGATGTCAACTGGAAATTCGTGTGGGTGCGCGGTGGCCAAATATTCGcacgcaaagaagaaaaaagcagactgctgaaggtgatcagcagtgCGGACCTCGATAAAATGATCTAG